The Henningerozyma blattae CBS 6284 chromosome 6, complete genome genomic interval TAAAAAAGGTATTCAGAAAAAAAGCGTAATAAACCGGGGATAAACATAAGAAAAAGAACAGGATAATCTTATCCTTCCTTGTAGGTGAAAAAGAAGAGAGGGAGAAGTAAAAacatagaaaaaaaagtgtaAATGATCATTGTTAGTCACAGTTGCAAATCATCTTTAGTTCAAGAATGTATTTGCCCTCTTTGTATTTCTGATCATTTCTTTGACTTTTCAAATACTTCCACCCAACGACTGAATTACACCAATGACAATGTATATCACAGACCAAATAGTCGCCTGTTATCATGGTTCTCTTTTCCACATCACCCATGGTGACATTCACCACATTATTCATCAAATAAGCGTCACCTGTCTTGCCTCGATAATCCTTGGACATGATTTGAGTTTGCGACGACAAATGAGACCTGCAACTCTTGCACCCATAAGTAATGGCTAAAGGTTGAGAATCGTGCCCTGAAGCCATCTTCAAGTCTAGTAGATCACCTGGATACTTGTCATGACTATAATAGTGCGACAAGTAATAATTCGATAAACTCGAAGGATCTAAAGTGGCCATATGGCTGGGTATACTGCCGGCCTCTGGCACACGATTACGTCCGTTGCTATTAGTGTCAGTATACAGATCGTCGATCAATATCAAATGTCTATTTGAATTGGCAAACGAAATACGCTCTCTACTTGAGTTTCTACGGCTCCCGTCCCTAGTACTGCCATTTGAAGAAGCGGACGAAATTGAATTGGAAAGAGAGGACAAGCCAGAAGGCCCAGACCCATTACGACTAGTGTGATTGCGCGAAGGCGCTATATGATACTTGTAATTGCCGTTACGAAGGCTGTATGGACCTGAGCAATAATGGCCATGACTTGCACCAGAACCATTGTTATACGAGTAGTATTTCGGAGTTGATTCGATATACGATGCACAACGCAAACCCATCGTTTCTGTGGTGCTTCTGAGTCGTAGGAAAGTATACCAGtttcttctctttttaGTGTTACCTCtttctttatttctttatcgattagtttctaattttgttttttaattcttgttGTTATGGACGATCTGCTAGCTATGGTTAGCAtggtaaaatatttcaccCTGGCTTTATCCTCTAGCAAATTCCGTTTTACTACTAACCAACCCTGAATGCGGTCAGACACTACCAGAAATCAAACTGCAATCATCCTGCCCAAAACGCTCTCCATTATGTCTGCGGATGTACGGAAGCTGTGCCTGATCTGGCACGGCACAGATATGTGGCGCGACGCAAAAAAGAGAGCGACGCAAATACGAGACACATACATGACAAGTGTCACAAAACAACGTGCATAGTTTATCTGCAAAGTACACAACTGTATACGGGTGTATAGTGCAGGAGTGCACACTTACATAGCGTGACCTACATACAGACGCCGGTGTTGGAGATCGTGCTTACGTGCGTGCATGTATTTGCTTCTACGAGGCAGGTCACAACAAGTCGTCTTCCGCTTCAGTGATGGTCTCTTTCACTTTCAATAGCATCGTCGTGTACCATTTATCCAGCTTGGCAAACTTATCGTAGTCGAAGACTGCTTGTGAGAACTTCTCACTGTCACCTTCGGAAACACATTCGATGATACTGTGCAGTAGGTGGGCTTCTCTGGAGCCGTTGAAATTAGCGTCATTGACTCTTCCATCTTCCAAAGTCCTGGTAGCAGCCACCGAGTCTGTGGCTGCTAATTGGCAAATACCCTTTTTCAAGTAATATTCTTTCAACACCCATTGGCTTAATCTATTACCAAGGGAATTATTGATCAATTTATCGTAAACAGAAGCGGCTTTCAAATATTCGCCATTCAAAGCATTCAACTCGGCCACTTTAACCAAACACTTGTTGGTGAGAGCCATTGCTTGATCTTGGGAATACCAATCGGAGGCAACTTCATAACATT includes:
- the MOH1 gene encoding Moh1p (similar to Saccharomyces cerevisiae MOH1 (YBL049W); ancestral locus Anc_7.492), whose protein sequence is MGLRCASYIESTPKYYSYNNGSGASHGHYCSGPYSLRNGNYKYHIAPSRNHTSRNGSGPSGLSSLSNSISSASSNGSTRDGSRRNSSRERISFANSNRHLILIDDLYTDTNSNGRNRVPEAGSIPSHMATLDPSSLSNYYLSHYYSHDKYPGDLLDLKMASGHDSQPLAITYGCKSCRSHLSSQTQIMSKDYRGKTGDAYLMNNVVNVTMGDVEKRTMITGDYLVCDIHCHWCNSVVGWKYLKSQRNDQKYKEGKYILELKMICNCD
- the SEC17 gene encoding alpha-soluble NSF attachment protein SEC17 (similar to Saccharomyces cerevisiae SEC17 (YBL050W); ancestral locus Anc_7.493), translated to MSDPKELLAKAEKKGVPSSGFMKIFSGSDSMKFEEASDYCIQAANIYRLRKQLFEAGNCFTKAAHYQIKASNDDEAGNTYIEAFKCYKSSTTNNTNSRESSINAVQSLENAIDIFTKRGQFRRGANYKFELAEMYENDLNDYPKAMECYEVASDWYSQDQAMALTNKCLVKVAELNALNGEYLKAASVYDKLINNSLGNRLSQWVLKEYYLKKGICQLAATDSVAATRTLEDGRVNDANFNGSREAHLLHSIIECVSEGDSEKFSQAVFDYDKFAKLDKWYTTMLLKVKETITEAEDDLL